Proteins encoded within one genomic window of Burkholderiaceae bacterium:
- a CDS encoding Broad-specificity amino acid ABC transporter, substrate-binding protein, with product MKLKALVAALAIGVAGVAAQAQDTGPIKIGMITDLSGVYADIDGPAGVEMVKWAVQDFGGKLLGRPIEVLSADHQNKADIGSSVARKWISEDHIAMLVGGTNSGVNLAMSKVADQGKIPIMSVGPGSARLTNQDCNAYTVHYGYDTVALANVAAKALIKQGYKTWYFLTADYAFGKSLQADATKVVDANGGKVLGSVLAPLGASDFSSFLLQAQSSKAQILALANAGGDFDNSMKAASQFGITKTMKVAGLLVFINDIHALGLKATEGLQLAAPWYWNEDAASRKFARRFFDKYHRMPSFIQAGDYSATMSWLEAAKKAGTIDGTKVMAELKKMKINDMFVKNGHIRADGLLLNDMHLYQVKTPAESQEPWDYYKLVATYPGDQAYTPLADSTCPLVKH from the coding sequence ATGAAATTGAAAGCACTCGTCGCGGCTCTGGCCATCGGCGTTGCCGGCGTGGCAGCGCAGGCGCAGGACACGGGTCCGATCAAGATCGGGATGATCACCGACCTGTCGGGCGTTTATGCCGACATCGACGGCCCGGCAGGGGTCGAGATGGTCAAATGGGCCGTGCAGGACTTCGGTGGCAAATTGCTCGGCCGCCCGATCGAAGTGCTGTCGGCGGACCACCAGAACAAGGCCGACATCGGCAGTTCCGTCGCGCGCAAATGGATCTCGGAGGACCACATTGCGATGCTGGTCGGCGGCACGAATTCGGGCGTGAACCTGGCCATGTCCAAGGTGGCCGACCAGGGGAAAATTCCAATCATGTCCGTTGGCCCGGGCTCGGCGCGCCTGACCAACCAGGACTGCAATGCCTACACCGTTCACTACGGCTACGACACCGTGGCTCTGGCGAACGTGGCGGCCAAGGCGCTGATCAAGCAGGGCTACAAAACCTGGTACTTCCTGACGGCTGACTACGCCTTCGGCAAGTCACTTCAAGCCGATGCGACGAAGGTCGTCGACGCCAACGGCGGCAAGGTCCTGGGATCGGTGCTGGCACCGCTCGGCGCGTCCGATTTCTCGTCGTTCCTGCTGCAGGCGCAGTCTTCCAAGGCACAGATCCTGGCGCTGGCCAACGCCGGTGGCGACTTCGACAACTCCATGAAGGCGGCTTCGCAATTCGGCATCACCAAGACCATGAAGGTCGCCGGCTTGCTGGTATTCATCAACGACATCCACGCGCTGGGCCTGAAGGCGACCGAAGGGCTGCAGTTGGCTGCGCCCTGGTACTGGAACGAGGACGCGGCATCGCGCAAGTTCGCACGCCGCTTCTTCGACAAGTACCATCGCATGCCCAGCTTCATCCAGGCCGGCGACTACTCCGCGACGATGAGCTGGCTCGAGGCCGCGAAGAAGGCCGGCACGATCGACGGCACCAAGGTGATGGCCGAGCTCAAGAAGATGAAGATCAACGACATGTTCGTCAAGAATGGGCACATCCGCGCCGATGGTCTGTTGCTCAACGACATGCACCTGTACCAGGTCAAGACGCCGGCGGAATCGCAGGAGCCGTGGGATTACTACAAGCTGGTCGCCACTTATCCCGGTGACCAGGCCTACACGCCGCTGGCCGACTCCACCTGCCCGCTGGTGAAGCACTGA
- a CDS encoding Broad-specificity amino acid ABC transporter, ATP-binding protein 2, protein MSAELLRIKGLNAWYGESHVLHGVDLAVNRGEVVTLLGRNGAGRTTTLRAIVGLTGSRAGSILINGEETIKLSPHRIARLGIGYCPEERGIFASLSAEENLMLPPVVASGGLSVSEIYTMFPNLKERAGSPGTRLSGGEQQMLAVARILRTGAQLLLLDEISEGLAPVIVQKLAETIMALKAKGYTIVLVEQNFHFAAPLADRFYVMEHGRIVREFRQAELEQNMAMLQDHLGV, encoded by the coding sequence ATGAGCGCCGAATTGCTGCGCATCAAGGGACTGAACGCCTGGTACGGCGAATCGCATGTGCTGCACGGCGTCGACCTCGCGGTAAATCGCGGCGAAGTCGTGACGCTGCTCGGGCGCAACGGCGCGGGGCGCACCACCACGCTGCGCGCAATCGTCGGCCTGACCGGCTCGCGCGCCGGATCGATCCTGATCAACGGCGAGGAAACCATCAAGCTTTCGCCGCACCGCATCGCGCGGCTTGGCATTGGCTACTGCCCCGAGGAGCGCGGCATCTTCGCCAGCCTCAGTGCCGAGGAGAACCTGATGCTGCCGCCAGTGGTCGCGTCCGGCGGCCTGAGCGTGAGCGAGATCTACACGATGTTCCCGAACCTGAAGGAGCGCGCCGGCAGCCCCGGCACACGCCTTTCGGGCGGCGAGCAGCAGATGCTCGCGGTCGCGCGCATCCTGCGCACCGGCGCGCAACTGCTGCTGCTCGACGAGATCTCGGAAGGGCTGGCGCCGGTGATCGTGCAAAAGCTCGCCGAGACCATCATGGCGCTCAAGGCCAAGGGCTACACGATCGTGCTGGTCGAGCAGAATTTCCACTTTGCGGCGCCGCTCGCGGACCGCTTCTACGTGATGGAGCACGGCCGCATCGTGCGCGAGTTCCGGCAGGCCGAACTCGAGCAGAACATGGCGATGTTGCAAGATCATCTCGGGGTTTAG
- a CDS encoding Broad-specificity amino acid ABC transporter, ATP-binding protein 1: MSAEYVLETQGLTKEFKGFVAVAAVDLKVKRGHIHALIGPNGAGKTTFFNLLTKFLTPTAGRILYNDVDITHENPAQTARRGIVRSFQISAVFPHMTVLENVRGALQRNLGTSFHFWKAEKTLYPLHERAHELLAEVGLEPFADTLTASLSYGRKRALELATTLALQPDLMLLDEPTQGMGHEDVGRVTELIRKVAANRTILMVEHNMNVVSSIADRITVLQSGAIIADGPYDEVSRNPQVIEAYMGTASTTLQGAQ; this comes from the coding sequence TTGTCGGCAGAGTATGTTCTAGAGACGCAGGGGTTGACCAAGGAGTTCAAGGGCTTTGTTGCCGTCGCCGCGGTCGATCTGAAGGTCAAGCGAGGGCATATTCATGCACTGATCGGACCGAACGGCGCCGGCAAGACCACCTTCTTCAACCTGCTGACCAAGTTCCTGACGCCCACCGCCGGGCGTATCCTCTACAACGACGTCGACATCACGCACGAGAATCCGGCGCAGACCGCGCGACGCGGTATCGTGCGCTCGTTCCAGATCTCGGCGGTGTTTCCGCACATGACGGTGCTGGAGAACGTGCGCGGCGCGCTGCAGCGCAACCTGGGCACGTCGTTCCATTTCTGGAAGGCCGAGAAGACGCTGTACCCGCTGCACGAGCGCGCGCACGAACTGCTGGCCGAGGTCGGGCTCGAGCCGTTCGCCGACACGCTCACCGCGTCTCTGTCGTACGGCCGCAAGCGCGCGCTGGAACTGGCGACCACGCTGGCGCTGCAGCCCGACCTGATGCTGCTCGACGAACCGACCCAGGGCATGGGCCACGAGGACGTGGGCCGCGTCACCGAGTTGATCCGCAAGGTCGCGGCGAACCGCACGATCCTGATGGTCGAGCACAACATGAACGTGGTGTCGTCCATCGCCGACCGCATCACGGTGCTGCAAAGCGGCGCCATCATCGCCGACGGGCCGTACGACGAAGTCTCCAGGAACCCGCAGGTGATTGAAGCCTACATGGGCACGGCCAGCACGACGCTGCAAGGAGCCCAGTGA
- a CDS encoding AttH component of AttEFGH ABC transport system, whose product MNTSAPFWADRARADGRIDASRRRLLALAAAGLGSAAIAPARAAQATGAADHDLREPMRFPRDFGSHPRFRTEWWYVTGYAQSDAAQDQREFGFQLTFFRSRVAQTQDLPSPFAARQLYFAHAALTDVTGRRLLHDQRSARASGTPGFDLASASETDTDLRLRDWTLVRHGGSYLARLPADGFGLDLRLGETQPVLLQGDQGLSRKGPQADEISHYYSEPQLAVHGVLHLARQSWRIASGRAWLDHEWSDELLAPNAVGWDWIGMNLHDGGALTAFQVRDRAGNALWDGGSYRSPALALRVFRRGEVVFSPQRRWTSPATGTVYPVQWGLSTPVGRFTVRPVIDDQEEDSRASTGTIYWEGLSDLVGAQGQRVGRGYLELTGYAEHLKL is encoded by the coding sequence ATGAACACATCCGCACCCTTTTGGGCGGATCGCGCACGGGCCGACGGCCGGATCGATGCGTCGCGGCGGCGCCTGCTTGCGCTGGCCGCGGCCGGTCTCGGCAGCGCAGCGATAGCCCCGGCGCGGGCCGCGCAAGCGACCGGCGCGGCCGACCACGACCTTCGCGAGCCGATGAGGTTTCCGCGCGATTTCGGCAGCCATCCGCGCTTTCGCACCGAGTGGTGGTACGTCACCGGGTACGCGCAGAGCGACGCCGCGCAAGACCAACGCGAATTCGGCTTCCAGCTCACGTTCTTTCGTTCGCGCGTGGCGCAGACGCAGGATCTGCCCTCGCCGTTCGCTGCGCGCCAGCTGTACTTCGCGCACGCGGCGCTGACCGACGTGACAGGCCGGCGGCTGCTGCACGATCAGCGCAGCGCCCGCGCTTCGGGAACGCCGGGGTTCGATCTGGCGTCGGCCAGCGAGACCGACACCGACCTGCGGCTGCGCGACTGGACGCTGGTCCGGCACGGGGGCAGCTATCTGGCCCGGCTGCCTGCGGATGGATTCGGGCTGGACCTGCGGCTGGGTGAAACGCAGCCGGTGCTGCTGCAGGGCGACCAGGGCCTGTCGCGCAAGGGGCCGCAGGCCGACGAGATCAGCCACTACTACAGCGAGCCGCAGCTCGCGGTGCATGGCGTGCTGCATCTGGCCCGGCAGTCGTGGCGCATTGCCAGCGGCCGCGCCTGGCTGGACCATGAATGGAGCGACGAACTGCTCGCTCCGAACGCCGTCGGCTGGGACTGGATCGGCATGAATCTCCATGACGGCGGCGCACTGACGGCATTCCAGGTGCGGGATCGTGCCGGCAACGCGCTGTGGGACGGGGGTTCTTATCGATCACCGGCGCTCGCGCTGCGCGTGTTCCGCCGCGGCGAGGTCGTGTTCAGCCCGCAGCGGCGCTGGACCAGCCCGGCCACCGGCACGGTCTATCCGGTGCAATGGGGCCTGTCCACGCCGGTCGGCCGCTTCACCGTGCGGCCGGTGATCGACGACCAGGAGGAGGACAGCCGGGCATCGACCGGCACGATCTACTGGGAAGGCCTGAGCGATCTCGTGGGCGCACAGGGGCAGCGCGTGGGGCGCGGCTATCTGGAGCTGACCGGCTATGCGGAACACCTGAAGCTGTAA
- a CDS encoding Hydroxyacylglutathione hydrolase, producing the protein MIVERIWTGNAWRNYNYLVACPETGEALAIDPLDHEKTLATAKARGWRITQVLNTHEHLDHTGGNAAVIAATGAKLIAHHATGGRIAGVDRGVKAGDVIKVGKTVELECMDTPGHTMCHVCLRSHTDQPALFCGDTLFNAGAGNVHNGGSVDALFTTFVDQLAKLPDDTRVYPGHDYIENNLRFTLAHEPGNQDAKQLLPSVTEHDPSRAPVTTLAEEKRINTFLRLASPGLIAKLREAHPDLPENPDAKTVFTLLRELRNRW; encoded by the coding sequence ATGATCGTCGAGAGGATCTGGACCGGCAACGCCTGGCGCAACTACAACTATCTTGTCGCTTGCCCCGAGACTGGCGAGGCGCTCGCGATCGACCCGCTGGATCACGAGAAAACGCTGGCGACCGCGAAGGCGCGCGGCTGGCGCATCACCCAGGTGTTGAACACGCATGAACATCTGGACCATACCGGCGGCAACGCCGCCGTGATCGCGGCGACCGGCGCGAAGCTGATCGCGCACCACGCAACCGGCGGCCGCATTGCGGGCGTAGACCGCGGGGTGAAGGCGGGCGACGTGATCAAGGTCGGCAAAACGGTGGAGCTCGAATGCATGGACACGCCCGGCCACACGATGTGCCATGTCTGCCTGCGCTCGCACACCGACCAGCCGGCGCTGTTTTGCGGCGACACGCTGTTCAACGCCGGCGCCGGCAACGTGCACAACGGCGGCAGCGTGGATGCGTTGTTCACGACCTTCGTCGACCAGCTCGCCAAGCTCCCGGACGACACGCGGGTCTACCCGGGCCACGACTACATCGAAAACAACCTGCGCTTCACGCTCGCGCACGAACCCGGCAATCAGGATGCGAAGCAACTGCTGCCGAGCGTCACCGAGCACGATCCGTCGCGCGCGCCGGTGACGACGCTGGCCGAGGAAAAGCGGATCAACACCTTTCTGCGCCTCGCGAGCCCCGGCCTGATCGCGAAGCTGCGCGAAGCCCATCCGGACCTGCCCGAGAACCCCGACGCGAAGACGGTGTTCACGCTGTTGCGCGAGCTGCGCAACCGCTGGTGA